Sequence from the Castanea sativa cultivar Marrone di Chiusa Pesio chromosome 12, ASM4071231v1 genome:
AGGTGAATCCCATTTTCGTTTCCATCATAGGGTACCATTGTTGGTCAGAGGTAGCCGTGGGAACATATGCTCCTTTCACCATCCAGTCCAAGCCcctataaaaattgaaaacactaatTACATCAAACATTCAATTCAGATTTGAACATAATATCCCAAGAAGATCAAACAAGCCAAGCCTTACACAATCATCATGCTACAACTTGAACTTCTCAATTTTTGAGATTCAAAACAACAAAACTTACTTAAGCTTAAATTTTTTCTCTCCCCTCTTTTCTTTCCCAACTTTCCCAACAACTAAACCAGAatcataaaatgataaatacTAATAAGAAACCccaatttaagaacaaaaaaaaaaaaaatacccaccaAGGTTCCTTGTGTGATGCAACAGTGGGCTGATGGTATGGCTGAGCAGGTCCAAGGAACTGAGATGGAAAGCCATTGGTGTTGATTGTGGGGTTAGGATAAGCCATAGTAAGAGGGGAAGAAGTAGTAGGAAGAACATGATAATCTTCACGGCGTGTCCTCTTgattatgttgttgttgttgttgttgctgttgttgctgttgttgttgctgttgatgatgttttcatttttggtatGAATTTCCACAGGCTTTCTTGAACGGGGACGGCCTCTATGTAAGTGACGCTCACAGTACTTGTGATCAGGTGCCACATCTCTAGAGCACCTCCATTTCTTCCCATCTGTTCTCTTGCACCTACCTGGCTCTGGATCTGTACTGTTCGACAGCCTCAGATTAAAACCACTACCACCCACTGCCCACCAAAATATTAAGCCACAAATCAAagattgtaaaatttcaaagaTATGGTAGAGACTACAGAGACACAAAGTTGAACCTGGGCATATTAactagtagaaaaaaaaaaaaaaaagggaacccaTCACTAAAAGATTGTAGGAATTAGtgaattgaaaaacaaaaggcCCAAACTTTAACACATATATTCAATCACACtgaggaaaaaattaagaaacccACATAAAAGTTCAAAcagcccaaaaagaaaaacaagcatTTATGAAAGACAACAGAAATATCAAAGTGAAGAGCAAAACTTTGCTCTTGTGTGAGAGAAGTACAAATAATAAACACACGCATATCAAACAGCAATTAAATAAAACAACCCATCACCAAAAGATAAGTACAGGAGAcccaaaagaggaaaagaatagGGATACTGTATGTGGTGGCGTGTGTTAGTGTATGTGCGTGTGTGCTTGTCTTGTTGGGGAAGAGAAAGAAGACCCACATCAGATCAGTCAAGAATGGAGCAGTCCATCATGAAAATAAGcagagaatgaagaagaaaagggttAGAAAAAACAGAGAAGAGAACAAGGGTAATTACGGTGAGAGTGGGACGCAGCTGGGTCAGAAGTGTTTCTGTAAGTGGGAATGAGTAGCTCAGGAGGAATGGGAGCAGAAGCCATCATGTACTTGTATATCATAGCTTGTCTTTCAAGCTCTCTCCACTGTGCACTTGTAAAAGGAAACCCCAAAGATGCTGCCATCCTCACTgctacacacacaaaaacacacaaatatcTTCAATGCCTGTCTCAGACAAAACCAcctttactctctctctctctctttaattaaTGAATATCAGcaagaaggtaaaaaaaaaaaaattgaactttgcATTGACTTGGGaaggaaaagcaaaaaaacatatttacaaaaaacCTGGGGATTTGGAGGCGGTGTGAGGAGTTGTAGCAGTGTCAAAAGCCTGCACAGTTCTTACACCTGCACCACCACTACTATGTTGTTGTGTAAGAGCAAAAGCAGAACCAGAACGACCAACAACAACATCGTATGTATCATCACTTATTATAGACCTGTTTTTACATGTGGGACCATCACCACCATCTCCAACCTTTACCTCAtatgatggtgatggtgatggtgatggtgatgaaAATGGA
This genomic interval carries:
- the LOC142621338 gene encoding growth-regulating factor 7 isoform X3; translation: MIRMDSLGFVDKEAKRETSSVKPQSNNTEETFTNKVIMFHHGNHHRPFSSPSPSPSPSYEVKVGDGGDGPTCKNRSIISDDTYDVVVGRSGSAFALTQQHSSGGAGVRTVQAFDTATTPHTASKSPAVRMAASLGFPFTSAQWRELERQAMIYKYMMASAPIPPELLIPTYRNTSDPAASHSHHPEPGRCKRTDGKKWRCSRDVAPDHKYCERHLHRGRPRSRKPVEIHTKNENIINSNNNSNNSNNNNNNIIKRTRREDYHVLPTTSSPLTMAYPNPTINTNGFPSQFLGPAQPYHQPTVASHKEPWGLDWMVKGAYVPTATSDQQWYPMMETKMGFTSGNSFPNTNAPVFKQRYAEEPLNLNLYECFRNYEHSRNKDCTLSFNSDMVSTQKPDTGTTRGFIDAWSNSITQENIANSSTMCTVSPNGRRLSPSSLTLSVGGGNSIGEEMGKFPMGLGLFGRDQSNDNGTKSHLTNWLTPASSVSSTPGGPLAEVLRPSIAGAASNSSSPIAGNGDSGSSPVTMASSPSGVLQRTLPSLSDSSGNSSSSTIGSSAVNPEMALLWLN
- the LOC142621338 gene encoding growth-regulating factor 7 isoform X1, which produces MIRMDSLGFVDKEAKRETSSVKPQSNNTEETFTNKVIMFHHGNHHRPFSSPSPSPSPSYEVKVGDGGDGPTCKNRSIISDDTYDVVVGRSGSAFALTQQHSSGGAGVRTVQAFDTATTPHTASKSPAVRMAASLGFPFTSAQWRELERQAMIYKYMMASAPIPPELLIPTYRNTSDPAASHSHLGGSGFNLRLSNSTDPEPGRCKRTDGKKWRCSRDVAPDHKYCERHLHRGRPRSRKPVEIHTKNENIINSNNNSNNSNNNNNNIIKRTRREDYHVLPTTSSPLTMAYPNPTINTNGFPSQFLGPAQPYHQPTVASHKEPWGLDWMVKGAYVPTATSDQQWYPMMETKMGFTSGNSFPNTNAPVFKQRYAEEPLNLNLYECFRNYEHSRNKDCTLSFNSDMVSTQKPDTGTTRGFIDAWSNSITQENIANSSTMCTVSPNGRRLSPSSLTLSVGGGNSIGEEMGKFPMGLGLFGRDQSNDNGTKSHLTNWLTPASSVSSTPGGPLAEVLRPSIAGAASNSSSPIAGNGDSGSSPVTMASSPSGVLQRTLPSLSDSSGNSSSSTIGSSAVNPEMALLWLN
- the LOC142621338 gene encoding growth-regulating factor 7 isoform X2, yielding MIRMDSLGFVDKEAKRETSSVKPQSNNTEETFTNKVIMFHHGNHHRPFSSPSPSPSPSYEVKVGDGGDGPTCKNRSIISDDTYDVVVGRSGSAFALTQQHSSGGAGVRTVQAFDTATTPHTASKSPVRMAASLGFPFTSAQWRELERQAMIYKYMMASAPIPPELLIPTYRNTSDPAASHSHLGGSGFNLRLSNSTDPEPGRCKRTDGKKWRCSRDVAPDHKYCERHLHRGRPRSRKPVEIHTKNENIINSNNNSNNSNNNNNNIIKRTRREDYHVLPTTSSPLTMAYPNPTINTNGFPSQFLGPAQPYHQPTVASHKEPWGLDWMVKGAYVPTATSDQQWYPMMETKMGFTSGNSFPNTNAPVFKQRYAEEPLNLNLYECFRNYEHSRNKDCTLSFNSDMVSTQKPDTGTTRGFIDAWSNSITQENIANSSTMCTVSPNGRRLSPSSLTLSVGGGNSIGEEMGKFPMGLGLFGRDQSNDNGTKSHLTNWLTPASSVSSTPGGPLAEVLRPSIAGAASNSSSPIAGNGDSGSSPVTMASSPSGVLQRTLPSLSDSSGNSSSSTIGSSAVNPEMALLWLN